In Lysobacter firmicutimachus, one genomic interval encodes:
- a CDS encoding DUF2058 domain-containing protein: MRNPLQDQLLKAGLAKKSQVSQAVREQAKQRQGKAPVPPKEDQVDVDRLRAERAERDRALSAERNAQARAHELRAQVRQIVEANRIERKGEIDYRFADGDKIKSLLVDKALRTQLAGGALVIVRLDEGYELLPRAAAQKVRERDPAAIVLDNGASTPPAPASEDDEYYARFQVPDDLIW; the protein is encoded by the coding sequence ATGCGAAATCCCCTGCAAGATCAGTTGCTCAAGGCCGGCCTGGCGAAGAAGTCCCAGGTGTCCCAGGCCGTGCGCGAGCAAGCCAAGCAGCGCCAGGGCAAGGCGCCCGTGCCGCCGAAGGAAGACCAGGTCGACGTCGACCGCCTGCGCGCCGAACGCGCCGAACGCGATCGCGCGCTGTCGGCCGAGCGCAATGCGCAGGCGCGCGCGCACGAGTTGCGCGCGCAGGTGCGGCAGATCGTCGAGGCCAACCGGATCGAGCGCAAAGGCGAGATCGACTATCGCTTCGCCGACGGCGACAAGATCAAGAGCCTGCTGGTCGACAAGGCGCTGCGCACCCAATTGGCCGGCGGCGCCCTGGTGATCGTGCGCCTGGACGAAGGCTACGAACTGCTGCCACGCGCAGCCGCGCAGAAGGTGCGCGAGCGCGATCCGGCCGCCATCGTGCTCGACAACGGCGCATCCACGCCGCCCGCGCCGGCGAGCGAGGACGACGAGTACTACGCGCGCTTCCAGGTGCCCGACGATCTGATCTGGTGA
- a CDS encoding DUF1697 domain-containing protein: MTTYIALLRAVNVGGTGKLPMAELRAMCEAAGFSDVRTYIASGNVVLRSQLSAQRVQAALEDRLRAYAGKPVGVIVRTDADLRRALEANPFKQAAPNRAVLIFLDAAPPADALAAAKHRNGEEIALGEREIYVHYGDGMADSKLTIPAAKAGTARNLNTVAKLIEMAGA, from the coding sequence ATGACCACCTACATCGCTTTGTTGCGCGCCGTGAACGTCGGCGGCACCGGCAAGCTGCCGATGGCCGAGTTGCGGGCGATGTGCGAGGCGGCGGGGTTCTCGGATGTACGCACCTATATCGCCAGCGGCAATGTGGTGTTGCGCAGCCAGCTCAGCGCGCAGCGGGTGCAGGCGGCGCTGGAGGACAGGTTGCGGGCCTACGCCGGCAAGCCGGTCGGGGTGATCGTGCGTACCGACGCGGACCTGCGGCGCGCGCTGGAGGCCAATCCGTTCAAGCAGGCGGCGCCGAACCGGGCGGTGCTGATCTTTCTCGACGCGGCGCCGCCGGCCGATGCGCTGGCCGCGGCGAAGCATCGCAACGGCGAGGAGATCGCGCTCGGCGAACGCGAGATCTATGTCCATTACGGCGACGGCATGGCCGACTCGAAGCTGACGATTCCGGCGGCCAAGGCCGGCACCGCGCGCAACTTGAACACGGTGGCCAAGCTGATCGAGATGGCCGGGGCCTGA
- a CDS encoding GFA family protein, translating to MKQTYPGSCHCGAVRFECDLDLAAGTRRCNCSFCLKTRMWKAFAMAGEFRLLQGEQELGDYRAADSQWPQGCVHHHFCRRCGVRPFSRGYLEMEPFNGWFHAVNVACLDGLDDATLAAIPIEYEDGRHDRWESTPASPRYL from the coding sequence ATGAAGCAGACTTACCCAGGCAGCTGCCATTGCGGCGCGGTGCGGTTCGAATGCGACCTGGACCTGGCCGCGGGCACGCGGCGCTGCAATTGCAGCTTCTGTCTGAAGACGCGGATGTGGAAGGCGTTCGCGATGGCCGGCGAGTTCCGCCTGTTGCAGGGCGAACAGGAACTGGGCGATTACCGCGCCGCCGATTCGCAATGGCCGCAGGGCTGCGTCCATCACCACTTCTGCCGGCGCTGCGGCGTGCGCCCCTTCAGCCGCGGCTATCTGGAAATGGAGCCGTTCAACGGCTGGTTCCACGCGGTCAATGTCGCCTGCCTGGACGGGCTGGACGACGCGACCCTGGCGGCGATCCCGATCGAATACGAGGACGGGCGCCATGATCGCTGGGAATCGACGCCGGCGTCCCCCCGATATCTGTAG
- a CDS encoding MFS transporter, whose translation MSALPTASAPLPPRRVALILFALAMGGFAIGTSEFVVMGLITEIARAMGVTEPQVGHVISAYALGVVVGAPALALLGGRMSRRSLLLALMGFYAVGNLASALAPGYSSLMLARFVAGLPHGAYFGIAALVAARISPPEQRGTAVGRVMLGLSVALLIGNPLATWLGQAFGWRWAFALVSSIALTTVAMTAHVLPRGMNAPRPDAMRELRDFNRKPVWLALGIGAIGFAGMFCVFSYLAPTLVHVTGVRESFIPFGLIAFGIGGILGTLGGGWLFDRFQFRGAALVLVWSVLILLLFPLAARSAWTVLPAVLAVGTMGALATVLQAHLMDVAAEAQTLAAASNHSAFNMANALGPWLGGTAITAGYGWTSTGVVGAITALGGLAIYAWARADQRASEAALEGSGEAG comes from the coding sequence ATGAGCGCCCTCCCCACCGCCTCCGCCCCGCTGCCGCCGCGCCGGGTGGCCCTGATCCTGTTCGCCCTGGCCATGGGCGGTTTCGCCATCGGCACCAGCGAGTTCGTGGTGATGGGCCTGATCACCGAGATCGCCCGGGCGATGGGCGTCACCGAGCCGCAGGTCGGTCACGTCATCAGTGCTTACGCGCTCGGCGTGGTGGTCGGCGCGCCGGCCTTGGCCTTGCTGGGCGGGCGCATGTCGCGGCGCAGCCTGCTGCTGGCATTGATGGGTTTCTACGCGGTCGGCAATCTCGCCAGCGCGCTGGCGCCGGGCTATTCCAGCCTGATGCTGGCGCGCTTCGTCGCCGGCCTGCCGCACGGCGCCTACTTCGGCATCGCGGCCCTGGTGGCGGCGCGCATCAGTCCGCCGGAGCAACGCGGCACCGCGGTCGGCAGGGTGATGCTGGGGCTGTCGGTGGCCTTGCTGATCGGCAATCCGCTGGCGACCTGGCTGGGCCAGGCCTTCGGCTGGCGCTGGGCGTTCGCGCTGGTGTCGTCGATCGCGCTGACGACGGTGGCGATGACCGCGCACGTGCTGCCGCGCGGCATGAACGCGCCGCGCCCGGATGCGATGCGCGAGCTGCGCGACTTCAACCGCAAGCCGGTGTGGCTGGCGCTGGGCATCGGCGCGATCGGCTTCGCCGGCATGTTCTGCGTCTTCAGCTATTTGGCGCCGACCCTGGTGCACGTGACCGGCGTGCGCGAATCCTTCATTCCGTTCGGCCTGATCGCGTTCGGCATCGGCGGCATCCTCGGCACGCTCGGCGGCGGCTGGCTGTTCGACCGCTTCCAGTTCCGCGGCGCGGCGCTGGTGCTGGTGTGGTCGGTGTTGATCCTGCTGCTGTTCCCGCTGGCCGCGCGCTCGGCGTGGACGGTGCTGCCGGCGGTGCTGGCGGTGGGCACGATGGGCGCGCTGGCGACGGTGTTGCAGGCGCATCTGATGGACGTCGCCGCCGAGGCGCAGACCTTGGCTGCGGCCTCGAACCATTCCGCCTTCAACATGGCCAATGCGCTTGGTCCCTGGCTCGGCGGCACGGCGATCACCGCCGGCTACGGCTGGACCTCGACCGGCGTGGTCGGCGCGATCACCGCGCTGGGCGGCCTGGCGATCTACGCCTGGGCGCGCGCGGATCAGCGCGCGTCGGAAGCGGCGCTGGAAGGCTCGGGCGAGGCGGGCTGA
- a CDS encoding dihydrofolate reductase family protein, whose product MRKIIAALQLSLDGYIEGPHGELDWIDSWEDRFGLLDRVDTFLLGARMYPAYEAYWSAIQADPDAMLPWVGRRALPFEIEYARLAAVTAHVVLSRTLPSAGWAQTRIVRELDELRALKAQSGRDMHALGGGVFIASLLNADLVDELCLVVHPVLLGAGKPLFAGLHGRRRLRLAEARAMSDGLVRLSYVLR is encoded by the coding sequence ATGCGCAAGATCATCGCCGCCCTGCAGCTGTCGTTGGACGGCTACATCGAAGGCCCGCACGGCGAGCTGGACTGGATCGACAGTTGGGAGGACCGCTTCGGCCTGCTCGACCGGGTCGATACCTTCCTGCTCGGCGCACGCATGTACCCGGCTTACGAGGCCTACTGGAGCGCGATCCAGGCCGACCCCGACGCGATGCTGCCCTGGGTCGGCCGGCGTGCCCTGCCGTTCGAGATCGAATACGCGCGCCTCGCCGCGGTCACTGCACATGTGGTGCTGTCGCGTACGTTGCCATCGGCCGGCTGGGCGCAGACCCGGATCGTGCGCGAGCTGGACGAGCTGCGCGCGCTCAAGGCCCAATCCGGACGCGACATGCACGCCCTCGGCGGCGGCGTCTTCATCGCCAGCCTGCTCAACGCCGATCTGGTCGACGAGTTGTGCCTGGTCGTACACCCGGTATTGCTGGGCGCGGGCAAGCCGCTGTTCGCGGGCCTCCATGGACGGCGGCGCCTGCGGCTGGCCGAGGCCAGGGCGATGTCGGACGGGCTGGTGCGCTTGTCCTACGTTCTGCGCTGA
- a CDS encoding lipase family protein — MSLSSQQYANLAEDAYNPREKGKDVTLEGVTYTVLKHVDKPSGYQGTIYRRQDTGEIIVAHRGTEFDREKLKDGLTDAGMVTSRTNVQAKDAIALTRDALEIAEELGRGKPSRPEVTVTGHSLGGTLAQITAHHYDLRGETFNAYGAVSLGYRIPESGNRVTNHVMAGDPVSAASDHYGQVKVYATAQEVKSMRDSGYENDRSTLFDARSSVGAAKKMVGTSHSMHNFLNVDAHDKPDRSVLGDPQAQRLAQQYDPMIDKYRNDIESLRRGVTNTFRDPVGKAGDLIDEIRGPLKPGEPGRKEHRHEAPARPERNASPWHPAPYGPALRDYIHPGKTPTLNPGFPMRATTSLDDNPSAFVDRMLAASQNGDRDAFRQMTQQAAAATPGRELRNDAVATVDRQEQALAQQAMQQQANEQATPSRQGPRMG, encoded by the coding sequence ATGAGCCTCAGCAGCCAGCAATATGCCAACCTCGCCGAAGATGCATACAACCCTCGTGAGAAAGGTAAAGACGTCACCCTTGAGGGTGTGACGTACACAGTGCTAAAGCACGTCGACAAGCCATCAGGCTATCAGGGTACGATCTATCGGCGCCAGGATACCGGGGAAATCATCGTCGCCCATCGTGGCACCGAATTTGACCGAGAGAAGCTCAAGGACGGTCTGACCGATGCCGGCATGGTTACATCTCGTACCAATGTCCAGGCTAAGGACGCGATCGCATTGACGCGCGATGCCTTAGAGATAGCGGAAGAACTTGGCCGCGGTAAGCCGTCGCGACCCGAAGTCACCGTCACCGGCCACTCCCTCGGCGGCACCCTGGCGCAAATCACCGCCCACCACTACGACCTGCGCGGCGAGACCTTCAACGCCTACGGCGCGGTCAGCCTGGGCTACCGCATCCCCGAGAGCGGCAACCGCGTCACCAACCATGTCATGGCCGGCGATCCGGTCAGCGCGGCCAGCGACCACTACGGCCAGGTCAAGGTTTACGCCACCGCGCAGGAAGTCAAGTCGATGCGGGACAGCGGTTATGAGAACGACCGCAGCACCCTGTTCGACGCACGTTCGTCCGTGGGGGCGGCCAAGAAGATGGTCGGCACCTCGCACAGCATGCACAACTTCCTCAATGTCGACGCCCACGATAAACCGGACCGTTCCGTGCTCGGCGATCCCCAGGCGCAGCGTCTGGCGCAGCAGTACGATCCGATGATCGACAAGTACCGCAACGATATCGAGAGCCTGCGTCGCGGCGTGACCAACACCTTCCGCGATCCGGTGGGGAAAGCAGGCGACTTGATCGACGAGATCCGCGGTCCGCTCAAGCCGGGCGAGCCGGGGCGCAAGGAACACCGGCACGAGGCGCCGGCGCGGCCGGAGCGCAATGCCTCGCCGTGGCACCCGGCGCCCTATGGCCCGGCGCTGCGGGACTACATCCATCCGGGCAAGACGCCGACCTTGAATCCCGGCTTTCCGATGCGTGCGACCACCTCGCTCGACGACAACCCCTCGGCTTTCGTCGACCGCATGCTGGCCGCCTCGCAGAACGGCGATCGCGACGCGTTCCGGCAGATGACCCAGCAGGCCGCCGCGGCGACGCCGGGCCGCGAGCTGCGCAACGACGCAGTGGCGACGGTCGATCGCCAGGAGCAGGCCTTGGCCCAGCAGGCGATGCAGCAGCAGGCCAACGAGCAGGCCACACCCAGCCGCCAGGGACCGCGCATGGGGTGA
- a CDS encoding caspase family protein gives MNRRIALCIGVAGYHADALKLDNPVNDARRIHAALRNRGFDSTLLPDPTADELIDALTVLRAKIEHPAAGRLLSVVYYAGHAIEIGGFGVLLPADTPAPVTIGPIRRSGVPVLEVVAALKAGRGPKVVIVDACRSAIDGWSDLQLRDFAAWADSETKRLAGVDVAGDLALAYSTASGQTASDGRTGSRNSLYCEKLETALLRHDVSIVEALTHCGQEVIADTDAKQRPWVYTNLSGKAGFSDLPAYALASSTTLVTQRGAVTRLHARAMDGAVVANLHARLQVLHDGELGGFIVHGPAYTAAATWEDDVFLAGPHAFVSLDTRAEARQGAEFLPTADVAIDCEEVHGIAVSPGGEFAIVHGQAGYAVMKRSDGGWRQHCVGKRPECVYSAVFQSDRVAYLGGYGNHVVRLRLDGDTPRADRIALGRSLHVYDLAWLPGRNTLAAVCNDGWVVWIDLADDTVERLRMFEWPSVDVPGAYGRLRRAQLSPDEASLYLADRDRFEAENGDEFWLRTQHAPRPPGYDLLCCDVAEQGRLLAIGADAGLVFLVDTRSREHVATLDAGSDIGVRLQWMTCAGDGAIHVLGQDNIVRCFEPVRPYV, from the coding sequence ATGAATCGTCGCATCGCCTTGTGCATCGGCGTCGCGGGCTACCACGCGGACGCGCTGAAGTTGGACAATCCAGTCAACGATGCGCGGCGCATCCATGCCGCGTTGCGTAACCGGGGCTTCGATTCGACCCTGCTGCCGGACCCGACGGCGGACGAACTCATCGATGCCCTGACGGTTTTGCGAGCGAAGATCGAACACCCCGCGGCCGGGCGGCTGCTGAGCGTGGTGTACTACGCCGGACACGCGATCGAGATCGGCGGTTTCGGCGTGCTGCTGCCGGCCGATACCCCGGCGCCGGTGACCATCGGCCCGATCCGCCGCAGCGGCGTACCCGTGCTGGAGGTCGTCGCCGCGCTGAAGGCCGGGCGCGGGCCGAAGGTGGTGATCGTGGATGCGTGCCGCAGTGCGATCGATGGCTGGAGCGACCTGCAACTACGCGATTTCGCCGCCTGGGCCGATAGCGAAACCAAGCGACTGGCGGGTGTGGACGTAGCCGGCGACTTGGCGCTCGCTTATTCCACCGCGTCGGGACAAACGGCTTCCGATGGCCGCACAGGCAGCCGCAACAGCCTGTACTGCGAAAAGCTCGAAACGGCCCTGTTGCGCCACGATGTCTCCATCGTGGAGGCGCTGACGCACTGCGGGCAGGAAGTGATCGCCGATACCGACGCCAAGCAGCGGCCGTGGGTGTACACGAACCTGAGCGGCAAGGCGGGGTTCAGCGATCTGCCGGCCTATGCGCTTGCGTCTTCGACCACCTTGGTCACGCAGCGCGGTGCGGTTACGCGGTTGCATGCGCGGGCGATGGACGGCGCGGTCGTGGCGAACCTGCATGCGCGCTTGCAAGTGCTGCACGACGGCGAGCTGGGCGGATTCATCGTGCACGGCCCGGCGTACACCGCAGCGGCAACGTGGGAGGACGACGTGTTTCTGGCCGGGCCGCATGCATTCGTATCGCTCGACACCCGCGCCGAGGCGCGGCAGGGAGCGGAATTTTTGCCGACAGCGGATGTGGCGATCGACTGCGAGGAGGTCCACGGCATCGCCGTATCTCCCGGCGGCGAGTTCGCGATCGTTCACGGCCAGGCCGGCTATGCGGTCATGAAGCGAAGCGATGGCGGCTGGCGCCAGCATTGCGTCGGCAAGCGGCCCGAGTGCGTGTACAGCGCGGTATTCCAGTCCGATCGCGTGGCCTATCTGGGCGGGTACGGCAACCATGTCGTGCGGCTGCGCTTGGACGGCGATACGCCGCGTGCGGACAGGATCGCGCTCGGCCGTTCCCTGCACGTTTACGATCTGGCCTGGCTCCCCGGACGAAACACGCTGGCTGCCGTATGCAACGATGGCTGGGTGGTCTGGATCGACCTTGCCGACGACACGGTCGAGCGTCTGCGGATGTTCGAATGGCCCAGCGTCGACGTGCCGGGCGCGTACGGACGCTTGCGCCGCGCCCAGCTCTCGCCGGACGAAGCCAGCCTGTATCTCGCCGACCGCGACCGGTTCGAGGCCGAAAACGGCGACGAGTTCTGGTTGCGGACCCAACATGCGCCGCGGCCGCCGGGATACGACTTGTTGTGCTGCGACGTGGCCGAGCAGGGCAGACTACTCGCGATCGGCGCCGACGCGGGACTGGTCTTCCTGGTCGATACTCGCAGCCGCGAGCACGTCGCCACCCTGGACGCGGGCAGCGACATCGGCGTGCGGCTGCAATGGATGACCTGCGCCGGCGACGGCGCGATCCACGTGCTGGGCCAGGACAACATCGTGCGTTGCTTCGAGCCGGTTCGGCCGTACGTGTGA
- a CDS encoding M91 family zinc metallopeptidase: MAGPTPIVINGGVVPPGSPAADTSRSTPDGKGITSQELFRQGDIVISREQVTGGDQFADTLVINGGAGDDNVRVSQRANGVLDVNINGQPFEITLAAQQQLGVRGGDGNDVIHAASNVRVNMDVQGGDGNDTITTGRGRDRVDGGAGDDVINTGRGRDDVFGNTGNDTIDAGAGNDVVYGGDGDDILRGGQGRDYIEGGRGADTLEGGQGNDILSGGQDADVLRGGQGNDRIYTGAGADTVDNRAGRDTVYGQSGEDTVTATRGARNTQVEVDMTTHVGASVTVAAGSSDAFRQRVEADLDMLRSSNNGREMLAELDRNANAFVGTGHSVSITELSNEMNGYAGPSLTNDAFLQTDPATGVTTRGAGMDSVISYNPSFHSDFFETPTVVLHHEMSHAYNITGGTLQQGVYSGTGPDSGSVRNFERQAVGLDNSGVAFDFDRNAATPDTKTNPANLTENGMRDEMGLARRQNYSVDAKSAFSAPGNPSATGAGGNGGHNHNHAHLDALLQAMESGDRNAARDATRQLAGQAAGQELRHEAMHAADRQEQAAQAQAQQTQAEPTQSAGGMRR, encoded by the coding sequence ATGGCCGGCCCCACCCCGATCGTCATCAACGGCGGCGTCGTTCCGCCCGGCAGCCCCGCTGCCGACACCTCGCGCAGCACGCCCGACGGCAAGGGCATCACCTCGCAGGAACTGTTCCGCCAGGGCGACATCGTCATCAGCCGCGAGCAGGTGACCGGCGGCGACCAGTTCGCCGACACCCTGGTCATCAACGGCGGCGCCGGCGACGACAACGTGCGGGTCAGCCAGCGCGCCAACGGCGTGCTCGACGTCAACATCAACGGCCAGCCGTTCGAGATCACCCTCGCCGCCCAGCAGCAGCTCGGCGTGCGCGGCGGCGACGGCAACGACGTCATCCACGCCGCCTCCAACGTGCGCGTCAACATGGACGTGCAGGGCGGCGACGGCAACGACACCATCACCACCGGGCGCGGACGCGACCGCGTCGACGGCGGCGCCGGCGACGACGTCATCAACACCGGCCGCGGCCGCGACGACGTGTTCGGCAACACCGGCAACGACACCATCGACGCCGGCGCCGGCAACGACGTGGTCTACGGCGGCGACGGCGACGACATCCTGCGCGGCGGTCAGGGCCGCGACTACATCGAGGGCGGGCGCGGCGCCGACACCCTCGAAGGCGGCCAGGGCAACGACATCCTGTCCGGCGGCCAGGACGCCGACGTCCTGCGCGGCGGCCAGGGCAACGACCGCATCTACACCGGCGCCGGCGCCGACACCGTCGACAACCGCGCCGGCCGCGACACCGTCTACGGCCAGAGCGGCGAAGACACCGTCACCGCCACCCGCGGCGCGCGCAACACCCAGGTCGAAGTCGACATGACGACCCATGTCGGCGCCAGCGTCACCGTCGCCGCCGGCTCGTCGGACGCGTTCCGCCAGCGGGTCGAGGCCGATCTGGACATGCTGCGCTCGTCCAACAACGGCCGCGAGATGCTGGCCGAGCTGGACCGCAACGCCAACGCGTTCGTCGGCACCGGCCACAGCGTCAGCATCACCGAGCTGAGCAACGAGATGAACGGCTACGCCGGCCCCTCGCTGACCAACGACGCCTTCCTGCAGACCGACCCGGCCACCGGCGTCACCACGCGCGGCGCCGGCATGGATTCGGTGATCAGCTACAACCCGTCCTTCCACAGCGACTTCTTCGAAACCCCGACCGTGGTCCTGCACCACGAGATGTCGCACGCCTACAACATCACCGGCGGCACCCTGCAGCAGGGCGTGTACAGCGGCACCGGCCCGGACTCGGGCAGCGTGCGCAACTTCGAGCGCCAGGCGGTGGGCCTGGACAACAGCGGTGTCGCCTTCGACTTCGACCGCAACGCGGCCACGCCCGACACCAAGACCAACCCCGCCAACCTGACCGAGAACGGCATGCGCGACGAGATGGGCCTGGCGCGCCGGCAGAACTACAGCGTCGACGCCAAGAGCGCCTTCTCCGCCCCGGGCAACCCCAGCGCGACCGGCGCCGGCGGCAACGGCGGGCACAACCACAACCACGCCCATCTGGACGCGTTGTTGCAGGCGATGGAATCCGGCGACCGCAACGCCGCCCGCGACGCCACCCGCCAACTCGCCGGGCAAGCCGCCGGCCAGGAGCTGCGCCACGAGGCCATGCACGCCGCCGACCGCCAGGAGCAGGCCGCGCAGGCGCAAGCCCAGCAGACCCAGGCCGAGCCGACCCAAAGCGCCGGCGGCATGCGCCGCTGA
- a CDS encoding lysozyme inhibitor LprI family protein, which translates to MQQATVRTGSGRDILRGAGGRRWGAAIALILAVVLVPGAYAEEESQNSAAADRDPDCIGIGDTRQREACFARWPDSRIAECERMRLSACAPYRDMHRLEARRLSVARSLMNLLRAKYASYVENDPAYVDDLSAYLRADEQAWAAARDAACALDPFVQGMARREAPGLTEACRVERTRERVEALEARKAALLRAAGVE; encoded by the coding sequence ATGCAACAAGCGACGGTTCGAACCGGCAGCGGCCGGGACATCCTTCGTGGCGCCGGCGGGCGCCGCTGGGGCGCCGCGATCGCGCTGATCCTGGCTGTCGTTCTTGTGCCGGGCGCTTACGCAGAGGAGGAGTCGCAGAACTCCGCTGCTGCCGACCGCGACCCCGACTGCATCGGCATCGGCGATACTCGGCAACGCGAAGCCTGCTTCGCCCGCTGGCCCGACAGCCGCATCGCAGAATGCGAGCGGATGCGGCTGTCCGCCTGCGCACCGTACCGCGACATGCACCGCCTGGAAGCGCGGCGGCTGAGCGTGGCGCGCTCGCTGATGAACCTGCTGCGGGCGAAGTACGCCAGCTACGTCGAGAACGACCCGGCCTATGTCGACGACCTGTCGGCCTACCTGCGCGCGGACGAACAGGCCTGGGCCGCGGCGCGCGATGCCGCGTGCGCGCTGGACCCCTTTGTCCAGGGCATGGCCCGACGCGAGGCGCCCGGACTGACCGAGGCCTGCCGAGTCGAGCGGACCCGGGAGCGAGTCGAGGCCCTGGAGGCCAGGAAAGCTGCGTTGCTGCGAGCAGCCGGAGTGGAGTGA
- a CDS encoding alpha/beta fold hydrolase — protein sequence MAVKSEDQFVELEDVKLCYRVEGDPKNPPVLLIMGLNSQLIHWPQELVDTLKADHYVIRFDNRDSGLTTWRTGEPPADGYRLADMAKDAVQLIDHLGIDRPDVIGASMGGMIAQRLAIDYPDRARSLCSIMSTTGSLLVGHPQPGVIEALLKPLPSDRDAAIEHIVGLYNLIGSKTHAAAEAGRRRALAEAAYDRSVGPTGAPLHPGGGARQVGAILLAGDRTKALKTLTLPALVVHGNEDALINVSGGRATRDAIPGAQWLGGPQNGVEGMGHDLPHPLLDTIVDGIVAHLKNASTLAWNPGVAERANGGTRPTAPRPS from the coding sequence ATGGCCGTCAAGTCCGAAGACCAATTCGTTGAACTCGAAGACGTCAAGCTGTGCTACCGGGTCGAAGGCGACCCGAAGAACCCGCCCGTGCTGTTGATCATGGGCCTGAATTCGCAGCTGATCCATTGGCCGCAAGAACTGGTCGACACGCTGAAAGCCGACCACTACGTGATCCGCTTCGACAACCGCGACAGCGGCCTGACCACCTGGCGGACCGGGGAACCGCCGGCCGACGGCTACCGCCTGGCCGACATGGCCAAGGACGCCGTGCAGTTGATCGACCACCTCGGCATCGACCGGCCCGACGTGATCGGCGCCTCGATGGGCGGCATGATCGCGCAGCGGTTGGCGATCGATTATCCGGACCGCGCGCGCAGCCTGTGCTCGATCATGAGCACCACCGGCAGCCTCCTGGTCGGCCACCCGCAGCCCGGCGTGATCGAAGCCCTGCTCAAGCCGCTGCCGAGCGACCGCGACGCCGCGATCGAGCACATCGTCGGCCTGTACAACCTGATCGGCTCGAAGACCCATGCCGCCGCGGAAGCCGGGCGCCGCCGCGCGCTGGCCGAAGCCGCCTACGACCGCTCGGTCGGCCCGACCGGCGCCCCGCTCCACCCCGGCGGCGGCGCGCGCCAGGTCGGCGCGATCCTGCTCGCCGGCGACCGCACCAAGGCGCTCAAGACCCTGACCCTGCCGGCCCTGGTCGTCCACGGCAACGAAGACGCGCTGATCAACGTCTCCGGCGGCCGCGCCACCCGCGACGCCATTCCCGGCGCGCAATGGCTGGGCGGCCCGCAGAACGGCGTCGAAGGCATGGGCCACGACCTGCCGCATCCGCTGCTCGACACGATCGTCGACGGCATCGTCGCGCACCTGAAGAACGCCAGCACCCTGGCCTGGAACCCGGGCGTCGCAGAACGCGCCAACGGCGGCACGCGCCCGACCGCGCCGCGGCCGTCGTGA